In Gracilibacillus salitolerans, the sequence AGAAGGAAAAAGTTTACAAGGTCCAACCTTGCTGCTGCTTCATGGCACTGGCGGAACCGAGAATGATTTGTTACCATTAGCAGATATCATTGATTCAGATGCCAATATTTTAAGTGTGCGTGGAAATGTCTCTGAAAATGGGATGCCACGATTTTTTAAACGATTAGCAGAAGGTGTATTTGATGAAGAAGATCTGGTATTACGTACGAAAGAGCTGCATGAATTTTTAGATGAAGCAGCTGAAGAATATGGTTTTGATCGAAACTATGTGATTGCGGTCGGTTATTCTAATGGGGCTAATATTGCAGCTAGTTTACTATTCCATTATCAAGATGCATTGAGTGCTGCCGTGTTGCATCATCCAATGGTACCTCGACGAGGTATTGAACTTCCTGATCTCGCAAGTGTAAAATTGTTGATAACGGCTGGACGAAATGATCCATTATGTACGGAACAAGAAACCATCGATTTAGAGGAGATTCTTAAAGAAAATGGTGCAGATGTGCAGGTTCATTGGGAAAACAACGGACACCAACTAACCCAAACAGAAGTAGAAGCAGCAAAAGATTGGTATCATAATAAAATTATTTAATTGTGAAGCTATGTATCTTTACCGAGATGCATAGCTTTTTTTATCCTCCATCCTTGTCTTGATTTATATTATAAAAGCTGCAATTCGGAGGTTTTACAATGTAGATTAGTTTTTAACGAAATTTCTTCTTGCATTTTCTAATGTAAGGTATATAATATAACTGTACTAAATATATTAATACAGTTAATACACTTAATACAGTTCATACACTGGAAAGGGAGGGTGTTATGTTTGAGTTGGATTTACGAAGTCGTAAGCCGATTTATGAGCAGTTAGTAGATCGACTGAAGCAGTTAATCATTAATAATGTATTGGAAAAAGATGAAAAGTTACCCTCTGTACGTGTGCTTGCTCAGCAACTGTCGATTAACCCTAATACAATTCAAAAGGCATATCGTGAATTAGAGGCACAAGGCTATATATATTCGGTGAAAGGGAAGGGAAGCTTCGTGAATCATATCATGATGACAGATAATTCGGCTGAAATAAAAAAGGTAAAAGAGCAGTTGAAAAAACACATATCAGAGGCGTTATTTTTGGGTGTATCCATTAATGAACTAGAGAAATTGATTACAGAAGTGGATCGATCGGTAACAAGGGGGGATGAAGATGATTCAAGTTCAGAACGTAGTTAAAAAATTCGATAAAGACTTTGTACTGAATGATGTGAGCTTAAAAATACAAAAAGGATCCATTTACGGCCTGTTAGGGTCAAATGGTGCAGGTAAAACAACCTTGCTAAAGACCATTGCTGGTATTATAAAGCAAAATGAAGGAGCTGTGGAGATAGAAAGAAAACCGGTATTTGAAAATGTTGCATTAAAAGAAAGATTAGTGTTCATTCCCGATTCTCTGTTCTTTTTCTCCCATTATACCGTAAAACAAATGGCCAACTTTTATATGGATATTTATCCTAAGTGGAATCAAAAGAGATTTGAACAAATGCAGCAATTACTGGATTTAGATCCCAATCGCAAAATTCAACGTTTTTCAAAAGGGATGCAACGACAAGTAGCATTTTGGCTCGCATTATGTGCAATGCCTGATTATCTCATCCTTGATGAACCTTTTGATGGCTTAGATCCAGTTATACGCAGAAAAATTAAGTCTTGGATTATTCAGGATGTTGCCGAACGGGAAATGACTGTAATTGTTTCTTCTCATAATTTAAATGAGGTAGAAGATATTTGTGATGCTATCGGCATTATCCATCGTGGAAAATTGTTATTAGAAAAAGACTTAGATGAACTTAAATCTGATATTCATAAAGTGCAAATTGCTTTCAAGGAAGAAGTAGACCAAACATTTTTTGAAGAGTTAGACATTCTTCATCAAGAAAAACGTGGAAGTGTCTATATCTGTATTATCCGCGGTGATGTTCAGCAAGTGGAGGAAACAATCGAACAGTTTAATCCAGTTGTTTTTGATATTTTACCATTAACTTTAGAGGAAATTTTTATTTACGAAATGGAGGGTGTAGGATATGCCATCGAAAACATCTTACTTTAAAAAAGAATTATGGAAGCAAGCATTCCGCTCTTTCGGATGGATAGGATTAGGTTATTTTCTCGCCCTTCTTTTCTTATTACCACTAAAAGTTATTATGGTTAAAACCAGGAATGATCCAAGTGATATCACCTATTATCAAGAATATGTAGATGGCTTATTTAATATAAATGGTGAAGTGCAAAGCATTCTAATTTTAACCGTTCCAGTTTTAGCAGCTATTTTTGCCTGTCGTTATATGCAAGTAAAAGGTTCAGCAGATTTTATTCATAGTTTGCCTTTAAAACGTTCACAGCTTTTTTACCATCAATTATTAATAGGTTATCTGA encodes:
- a CDS encoding GntR family transcriptional regulator — encoded protein: MFELDLRSRKPIYEQLVDRLKQLIINNVLEKDEKLPSVRVLAQQLSINPNTIQKAYRELEAQGYIYSVKGKGSFVNHIMMTDNSAEIKKVKEQLKKHISEALFLGVSINELEKLITEVDRSVTRGDEDDSSSERS
- a CDS encoding alpha/beta hydrolase, with product MKHIFKEGKSLQGPTLLLLHGTGGTENDLLPLADIIDSDANILSVRGNVSENGMPRFFKRLAEGVFDEEDLVLRTKELHEFLDEAAEEYGFDRNYVIAVGYSNGANIAASLLFHYQDALSAAVLHHPMVPRRGIELPDLASVKLLITAGRNDPLCTEQETIDLEEILKENGADVQVHWENNGHQLTQTEVEAAKDWYHNKII
- a CDS encoding ABC transporter ATP-binding protein; the protein is MIQVQNVVKKFDKDFVLNDVSLKIQKGSIYGLLGSNGAGKTTLLKTIAGIIKQNEGAVEIERKPVFENVALKERLVFIPDSLFFFSHYTVKQMANFYMDIYPKWNQKRFEQMQQLLDLDPNRKIQRFSKGMQRQVAFWLALCAMPDYLILDEPFDGLDPVIRRKIKSWIIQDVAEREMTVIVSSHNLNEVEDICDAIGIIHRGKLLLEKDLDELKSDIHKVQIAFKEEVDQTFFEELDILHQEKRGSVYICIIRGDVQQVEETIEQFNPVVFDILPLTLEEIFIYEMEGVGYAIENILL